The following are encoded together in the Chlorocebus sabaeus isolate Y175 chromosome 20, mChlSab1.0.hap1, whole genome shotgun sequence genome:
- the OR6K2 gene encoding olfactory receptor 6K2, whose product MEYGPCPSSLSSFLLPLQGSIQRLASCKRISLSNSRRLLGDLSALEIETLTSNLEMESPNQTTAQEFIFSAFPYSWVKSVVCFVPLLFIYAFIVVGNLIILTVVQLNTHLHTPMYIFISALSFLEIWYTTATIPKMLSSLLSERRSISFNGCLLQMYFFHSTGISEVCLLTAMAFDRYLAICSPLHYPTIMTPKLCTQLTLSCCVCGFITPLPEIVWISTLPFCGSNHLEHIFCDFLPVLRLACTDTRAIVMIQVVDIIHAVEIITAVMIIFMSYIGIVAVILRIRSAGGRRKAFSTCVSHLIVFLLFFGSVALMYLRFSATYSLFWDTAIALAFAVLSPFFNPIIYSLRNKEIKETIKKHIGQAKVFFFP is encoded by the coding sequence ATGGAATATGGACCATGTCCTTCTTCCTTGTCTTCCTTTCTACTCCCATTACAGGGCTCTATTCAGAGGCTGGCTTCTTGTAAGCGTATTTCTTTATCCAATAGTAGACGCCTCCTAGGAGACTTGAGTGCACTGGAAATTGAAACTCTCACTTCCAACTTGGAGATGGAGAGCCCCAATCAAACCACCGCTCAGGAGTTTATCTTCTCTGCCTTCCCTTATTCCTGGGTTAAGTCTGTTGTCTGCTTTGTTCCACTGCTTTTCATCTATGCTTTCATTGTTGTTGGAAACCTGATCATCCTCACAGTGGTCCAGTTGAATACTCACCTCCACACTCCCATGTATATTTTTATCAGTGCTCTTTCTTTCCTGGAGATTTGGTATACCACAGCCACAATTCCAAAGATGCTGTCTAGCCTGCTTAGTGAGAGGAGGAGCATTTCCTTCAATGGTTGTCTCCTACAGATGTATTTCTTCCATTCCACCGGCATCAGTGAGGTGTGTCTCTTGACAGCTATGGCCTTTGACCGCTACCTGGCCATCTGCAGCCCACTTCATTATCCCACTATCATGACCCCCAAGCTATGTACCCAACTGACTTTAAGTTGCTGTGTTTGTGGCTTTATCACACCCCTTCCTGAGATTGTCTGGATCTCTACACTGCCATTTTGTGGTTCGAATCACCTTGAGCATATCTTCTGTGACTTCCTCCCAGTGCTGCGCCTGGCCTGCACAGACACACGAGCCATCGTCATGATTCAGGTAGTGGACATCATCCATGCAGTGGAGATTATTACAGCTGTCATGATCATCTTCATGTCCTACATTGGTATTGTGGCTGTAATTCTACGTATTCGTTCAGCTGGAGGCCGCCGCAAAGCATTTTCCACGTGTGTCTCTCACCTCATagtctttttgctcttttttggcAGTGTGGCTCTCATGTACCTACGCTTCTCTGCCACCTACTCCTTGTTCTGGGATACAGCCATTGCTCTGGCCTTTGCAGTTTTGTCTCCCTTCTTCAACCCCATTATCTATAGCCtgaggaataaagaaataaaagaaactataaaaaagcaCATAGGTCAagctaaagtatttttttttccataa